A region of Granulicella aggregans DNA encodes the following proteins:
- a CDS encoding tetratricopeptide repeat protein, whose translation MALMLSGGVAQRTVSVGLLAAVFVIASDGLACGQVAPGEGHIYTYHGPATISVATLKIPPSAWKHFEKARSLAVKHRPVESEKESGKALAIAPTFAAARILQASQQLALRDFTGAIANVDAARKSEPDAQWSGLILAGAYNSLHRYEDAMDTILSLDPTEAECWQAKYEHARAAIGLGDLDEALKWSSEAWEAAPHDFTDAILMRANALMLAKRWAEASDKLYAYLARPGVQPHREEAQAALARVTQRMKEEHKPQGVTLASR comes from the coding sequence ATGGCTCTCATGCTCAGCGGAGGAGTTGCACAGCGGACGGTGTCGGTGGGACTGCTTGCGGCGGTCTTTGTGATCGCCTCCGATGGGCTGGCGTGCGGGCAGGTAGCTCCGGGTGAGGGCCACATTTATACGTATCACGGACCTGCGACCATCTCGGTCGCAACCTTGAAAATTCCGCCGAGTGCGTGGAAACACTTCGAGAAAGCCAGGTCCCTCGCGGTGAAGCATCGCCCGGTAGAGTCTGAGAAGGAGAGCGGAAAGGCACTCGCGATTGCGCCAACCTTCGCTGCCGCTCGCATCCTGCAGGCGAGCCAGCAACTAGCGCTGCGCGACTTTACCGGGGCTATAGCGAATGTAGATGCAGCCAGGAAGAGCGAGCCGGATGCTCAGTGGTCGGGGCTGATCCTTGCGGGCGCGTACAACAGCCTGCATCGCTACGAAGATGCGATGGACACGATACTGAGCCTCGATCCCACAGAGGCGGAATGCTGGCAGGCAAAGTACGAACACGCGCGCGCGGCGATCGGGCTTGGCGATCTCGATGAAGCTCTGAAGTGGAGCTCTGAGGCGTGGGAGGCCGCTCCTCACGACTTCACCGACGCCATCCTGATGCGGGCCAACGCCCTGATGCTGGCAAAGCGCTGGGCTGAAGCCTCGGACAAGTTGTATGCCTACTTGGCGAGGCCGGGAGTTCAACCGCATCGCGAAGAAGCTCAGGCCGCACTGGCAAGGGTGACGCAAAGGATGAAGGAAGAGCACAAGCCGCAGGGAGTGACGCTGGCATCGCGATAG
- a CDS encoding beta-ketoacyl-ACP synthase III, with protein sequence MSLKPREQARAQGIAKITSVGAYVPPRLLTNADLEKMVETNDAWIVERTGIKQRHLVDEGVATSDLAAEAARDCLAKRGIPASELDAILVATVTPDMMFPATACLVQEKIGAKGAWGFDLSAACSGFLYALQMGAKLIESGAHRKVMVIGADVMSSILDYTDRSTCILFGDGAGAVLMEAGEPGEVGFVDFVHEIDGSGATSLYMPGGGSLHPSTVETVQAKMHFVHQEGGAVFKVAVRKMAELSETLLTRNGLTAADVDLFIPHQANKRIILATAERLGMPEDKIVINIGEYGNTTGGTIPLAMHTALEQGRLQKGMTVLLASFGGGYTVGATLLRWE encoded by the coding sequence TTGAGTTTGAAGCCGCGCGAACAGGCGCGGGCCCAGGGTATTGCAAAGATCACATCTGTTGGGGCTTATGTTCCACCACGGTTGCTGACAAACGCGGATCTCGAGAAGATGGTCGAGACCAACGATGCCTGGATTGTCGAGCGAACGGGAATTAAGCAACGTCACTTGGTCGACGAGGGCGTGGCTACCAGCGATCTGGCGGCGGAAGCGGCGCGGGACTGCCTGGCAAAGCGAGGAATTCCCGCGAGCGAATTGGACGCGATCTTGGTTGCGACGGTCACACCGGACATGATGTTTCCCGCGACGGCGTGCCTGGTGCAGGAAAAGATCGGCGCAAAGGGTGCCTGGGGTTTCGATCTCTCTGCAGCCTGTTCCGGATTTTTGTATGCGCTGCAGATGGGCGCAAAGTTGATCGAATCGGGAGCGCACCGGAAGGTGATGGTGATCGGAGCGGACGTGATGAGCTCGATCCTGGACTATACCGATCGTTCGACCTGCATTCTGTTCGGCGATGGTGCTGGGGCGGTATTGATGGAGGCGGGCGAACCCGGCGAAGTTGGATTTGTGGACTTCGTCCACGAAATCGATGGCTCGGGAGCGACTTCGCTGTACATGCCGGGCGGCGGAAGCCTGCATCCTTCGACGGTGGAGACGGTGCAGGCGAAGATGCACTTTGTGCACCAGGAGGGTGGAGCGGTCTTCAAGGTAGCCGTGCGGAAGATGGCCGAGTTGAGCGAGACCCTCTTGACGCGCAATGGTTTGACCGCTGCGGATGTGGACCTCTTTATCCCGCACCAGGCAAACAAGCGGATCATCCTCGCAACGGCTGAACGGCTGGGAATGCCTGAAGACAAGATCGTGATCAACATCGGCGAGTACGGAAATACGACGGGCGGAACGATCCCACTGGCGATGCATACAGCGCTGGAGCAGGGACGATTGCAGAAGGGTATGACGGTGCTGCTGGCTTCGTTTGGCGGCGGATATACGGTTGGGGCAACGCTGTTGCGGTGGGAGTAA
- a CDS encoding YqaA family protein — MTISPATLALIQAAKQATHPGHHTNKLLHLFLHFGVFGLFFISIVDSSFVPLPIPGVTDIMLVLLAAQKTNWILLVALSTAGSAVGGFFSYQVGHAGGMAFLEKHVPARIFKRVCGWMQEHAILAVALPAILPPPMPLSPFVLAAGALNMARSKFMWTFTISRAIRHAIAVFLGIYYGRHILRIWNAFSEKWATTILVVIWSIILVGCAIAFWKLYQTSRSVGTRAAEPEAS, encoded by the coding sequence ATGACGATCTCCCCCGCCACTCTCGCCCTGATACAAGCTGCAAAGCAGGCCACCCATCCTGGCCATCACACCAACAAGTTGCTCCATCTGTTCCTGCACTTCGGGGTCTTCGGGCTCTTCTTCATCTCGATCGTGGACTCGTCGTTCGTCCCGCTGCCCATACCCGGCGTCACGGACATCATGCTGGTGCTGCTGGCCGCGCAGAAGACCAACTGGATACTGCTCGTTGCGCTCTCCACAGCCGGTTCGGCTGTCGGCGGATTCTTCAGTTACCAGGTAGGCCACGCAGGTGGCATGGCCTTCCTTGAGAAGCACGTCCCCGCGCGCATCTTCAAACGAGTCTGCGGCTGGATGCAGGAACACGCCATCCTCGCCGTTGCGCTGCCCGCGATTCTTCCTCCACCCATGCCGTTGAGCCCGTTCGTGCTCGCCGCCGGCGCACTCAATATGGCGCGGTCGAAGTTCATGTGGACCTTCACCATCAGCCGGGCCATTCGTCACGCCATTGCTGTGTTCCTGGGTATCTACTACGGCCGCCACATCCTTCGCATCTGGAACGCCTTCTCCGAGAAGTGGGCAACCACGATCCTGGTTGTCATATGGAGCATTATCCTGGTCGGGTGTGCGATCGCCTTCTGGAAGCTCTATCAGACATCGCGCTCTGTCGGCACCCGCGCAGCAGAGCCTGAAGCCAGCTAA
- a CDS encoding FUSC family protein, producing the protein MTADPTPQSLAAPHPYFADLYTFDWSKASFAIPALCCVSIALCLVAGVLVGHPAAGLIAGGGAMTIGFGINQRIADSRLAPMIFATFAMALSTLVGMTVGHHGYEILIAAGVWSFVYGLLTARAAGIAWVGQQAAVTLFVTSAFPAGPRAAGERALLIFAGGALQILITSCTLHLIPELKTQLFEFHRLAIQAPFEQTSDLLSHSDARRRALHTLREIPLSLPQLSHTAGFAYALRLTVTVVLSAEAYRRLGIESGYWIPMTALLVQKPAFFETFVRALMRIGGTLAGAVLSTFALAHLHPDPLVLAILATLAAFLGYVTNSVNYALFSTCLTSYIVFLLSLNALPGPVIAHRRALCTIAGGVIALVIHLDALRRHRDQPTTT; encoded by the coding sequence TTGACGGCAGATCCGACTCCGCAGAGCCTGGCCGCGCCGCATCCCTACTTCGCCGACCTCTACACCTTCGACTGGTCGAAGGCGTCCTTCGCCATCCCCGCGCTCTGCTGCGTCTCCATTGCGCTCTGTTTAGTTGCGGGTGTGCTTGTCGGACATCCCGCTGCCGGCCTCATCGCTGGTGGCGGAGCCATGACCATCGGCTTCGGCATCAACCAGCGCATCGCCGACTCTCGCCTTGCGCCCATGATCTTCGCCACCTTCGCGATGGCCCTCTCCACCCTCGTCGGCATGACCGTAGGCCACCACGGCTACGAGATCCTGATCGCCGCCGGCGTCTGGAGCTTCGTCTACGGCCTGCTCACCGCGCGCGCCGCGGGCATCGCCTGGGTCGGCCAGCAGGCCGCCGTGACCTTATTCGTCACCTCGGCCTTCCCTGCCGGCCCGCGCGCCGCTGGGGAACGCGCCCTGCTCATCTTCGCTGGGGGAGCGCTCCAGATCCTTATCACCTCCTGCACTCTCCACCTGATTCCAGAGCTGAAGACCCAGCTCTTCGAGTTCCACCGCCTCGCCATTCAGGCCCCATTCGAGCAGACCTCCGACTTGCTCTCCCACTCCGACGCCCGCCGTCGGGCGCTACACACTCTTCGCGAGATCCCACTCTCGTTGCCACAGCTCTCACACACCGCTGGGTTCGCCTATGCCCTCCGCCTCACCGTTACGGTCGTTCTCTCTGCCGAAGCGTATCGCCGCCTCGGGATCGAATCAGGCTACTGGATTCCCATGACCGCCCTCCTCGTACAGAAGCCTGCCTTCTTCGAGACCTTTGTCCGCGCCCTGATGCGCATCGGCGGAACGCTTGCCGGGGCCGTGCTGTCGACCTTCGCCCTGGCCCACCTGCATCCGGATCCGCTCGTGCTGGCGATCCTGGCGACACTGGCTGCCTTCCTTGGTTATGTCACGAATTCCGTCAACTACGCGCTCTTCTCGACCTGCCTGACCTCGTACATCGTCTTCCTGCTCTCGCTGAACGCGCTGCCCGGCCCGGTCATCGCGCACCGCCGGGCTCTCTGCACGATTGCCGGTGGTGTGATCGCCCTGGTCATTCACCTCGACGCGCTTCGCCGCCACCGCGACCAGCCCACAACGACATAA
- a CDS encoding DUF2306 domain-containing protein, translating into MRVFLGLHIAAGASSFLLAPVALATAKGGKAHRLWGMVYLWSMGVVAATALPMALYRPVLFLALVAVFSFYAAFSGYRVTKLKALARDGSAEPVDWIAGGITFCSSAALALLAIFLPAMVQHMGIVAIVFGLLGMRLAAVQMVSFVRKPKEKMFWWYSHLGNMIGSYIAAWTAFSVVTLPRLFGNSFFFWLWPTAVGVPAIVLTTIYYKRKFAPKTKVAATA; encoded by the coding sequence ATGAGGGTTTTTCTAGGATTGCACATTGCTGCCGGTGCCTCGTCCTTCCTGCTTGCGCCCGTGGCGCTGGCCACGGCGAAGGGCGGAAAGGCGCACCGGCTGTGGGGGATGGTCTATCTGTGGTCGATGGGCGTTGTGGCGGCCACTGCGCTGCCGATGGCGCTTTATCGTCCTGTACTCTTTCTGGCGCTGGTGGCGGTCTTCAGCTTCTACGCAGCGTTCTCCGGCTATCGCGTGACGAAGTTGAAGGCGCTTGCCCGAGACGGAAGCGCGGAGCCGGTCGACTGGATCGCGGGCGGGATCACGTTCTGCTCGAGCGCAGCGCTGGCGTTGCTGGCGATCTTCCTTCCGGCGATGGTGCAGCACATGGGCATTGTGGCGATTGTCTTCGGCCTGCTGGGAATGCGGCTGGCCGCAGTGCAAATGGTCAGCTTCGTGCGCAAGCCGAAGGAGAAGATGTTCTGGTGGTACTCGCACCTGGGAAACATGATCGGAAGCTATATCGCCGCCTGGACAGCGTTCTCCGTCGTGACGCTGCCACGCCTCTTCGGCAACAGTTTTTTCTTCTGGCTTTGGCCGACTGCTGTTGGAGTTCCGGCGATCGTACTCACCACGATCTACTACAAGCGCAAGTTCGCGCCGAAAACGAAGGTGGCCGCCACAGCTTAG
- a CDS encoding GIY-YIG nuclease family protein, with product MPHEHEYFVYILASRSRTLYVGVTNNQILRILQHRQGKADTFTARYKITRLVYFSASDTSTGRLHARST from the coding sequence ATGCCCCACGAGCACGAATACTTCGTATACATCCTGGCCAGCCGCTCGCGGACGCTTTACGTCGGGGTGACCAACAATCAGATTCTTCGCATCTTGCAACATCGACAAGGTAAGGCCGACACCTTCACCGCAAGATATAAGATCACGCGCCTTGTCTACTTCAGCGCTTCGGATACATCGACAGGGCGATTGCACGCGAGAAGTACTTGA
- a CDS encoding menaquinone biosynthetic enzyme MqnA/MqnD family protein produces the protein MTSLHDQRLRIAAIDFLNPAPLMWDFEHVPHAANLATRYAIQRMLPSECAASLIAGTSDLGLIPIAALTPELAIVPGCTIASLDRVRSIQLIVRGTRPPKEIKTVAADTASRSSLAYANILFRKFVGNSPTFVPHIADPVAMLQSADAALLIGDPALLALEARDSIEEQVGPCQWFDIAHEWTTRTGLPWVAAVWAVRPEAVALPAQLIDDLNQSRIHGLGHIEELVAEWTPRLAVPPATIHYYLTQNIHYALDEPCIEAIRLFRSYAAEIDLLPALPQFNFI, from the coding sequence ATGACATCCCTTCACGATCAACGACTTCGCATCGCCGCCATTGACTTTCTGAACCCCGCGCCGCTCATGTGGGACTTCGAGCACGTGCCGCACGCCGCGAATCTTGCGACCCGTTACGCTATACAACGCATGTTGCCGTCGGAGTGCGCTGCCAGCCTCATCGCGGGCACCTCCGATCTTGGCCTCATCCCCATCGCCGCGCTTACGCCTGAGTTAGCCATCGTTCCCGGCTGCACTATCGCATCGCTCGACCGTGTCCGTTCGATCCAACTCATCGTTCGTGGCACACGGCCTCCTAAAGAGATAAAGACCGTCGCGGCGGACACTGCCTCTCGCAGCTCGCTCGCCTACGCCAACATTCTCTTCCGCAAATTCGTAGGCAACTCGCCAACCTTCGTTCCCCACATTGCAGATCCGGTAGCGATGCTGCAGTCGGCAGACGCTGCTCTGCTCATCGGCGATCCAGCCCTGCTTGCGCTTGAAGCCCGCGACTCCATCGAAGAGCAGGTCGGCCCCTGCCAATGGTTCGATATCGCGCACGAGTGGACCACTCGTACCGGCCTGCCCTGGGTCGCCGCTGTCTGGGCCGTCCGCCCCGAAGCAGTCGCTTTACCGGCCCAGCTTATCGATGACCTGAACCAGTCCCGCATCCACGGTCTCGGCCACATCGAAGAGTTGGTCGCCGAGTGGACGCCCCGCTTAGCCGTCCCTCCAGCCACCATCCATTACTACCTCACGCAGAACATCCACTACGCGCTGGACGAACCCTGCATTGAAGCGATTCGCCTCTTCCGCAGCTACGCCGCGGAGATTGATCTTCTGCCCGCGCTACCGCAGTTCAATTTCATCTAG
- a CDS encoding polyprenyl synthetase family protein produces the protein MSTLSIATAKEVFDLLRDDLAAIEREFAEQSASPVSVITEIAEYLIAGGGKRIRPLLLLLSAKSLGCESESRIKLGAVVEMLHTATLVHDDIIDEADTRRGRPSSNTTWGNSKCVLAGDWLYMQAFHTALEERNFRVLDLLISLTQQMVEGELLQMQKLGHLINEEEYFDLIYRKTACLFKVSMQLGAAITHASDQVDGQLGEYGRNLGLAFQIIDDVLDLTASEEVLGKPVASDLREGKATLAVIHALERGTGADREAIRKVLADRSFANVSHTQILEILNRHGSIDYAMDTACAYAEAARLSIADLPDTEAKRALLWVPGFVTSRDR, from the coding sequence ATCGCGACGGCAAAAGAAGTCTTCGATCTGCTCCGTGACGACCTTGCCGCCATCGAGCGCGAGTTCGCTGAGCAGTCCGCCTCCCCGGTCTCCGTTATCACCGAGATCGCCGAGTACCTCATCGCGGGCGGCGGCAAGCGCATTCGGCCTCTGCTTCTGCTTCTGAGCGCGAAGTCCCTCGGCTGCGAGTCTGAGAGCCGCATCAAGCTCGGCGCCGTCGTTGAGATGCTGCACACGGCCACGCTCGTCCACGACGACATCATCGACGAGGCCGACACGCGCCGCGGCCGCCCCTCCTCGAACACCACCTGGGGCAACTCGAAGTGCGTTCTCGCCGGCGACTGGCTCTACATGCAGGCGTTCCACACGGCCCTTGAAGAGCGCAACTTCCGCGTGCTCGATCTGCTCATCTCGCTCACCCAGCAGATGGTCGAAGGCGAGCTGCTGCAGATGCAGAAGCTCGGTCACCTCATCAACGAGGAAGAGTACTTCGACCTGATCTATCGCAAGACCGCCTGCCTGTTCAAAGTCTCCATGCAGCTCGGCGCGGCCATCACGCACGCCAGCGACCAGGTGGACGGGCAGCTTGGCGAGTACGGCCGCAACCTCGGCCTCGCCTTCCAGATCATCGACGACGTTCTCGACCTTACCGCATCCGAAGAGGTCCTGGGCAAGCCCGTCGCCAGCGACCTTCGCGAAGGAAAAGCGACGCTGGCTGTCATCCATGCGCTTGAGCGCGGCACCGGAGCCGACCGCGAGGCCATCCGCAAGGTTCTCGCCGACCGCAGCTTCGCGAACGTCTCGCACACCCAGATTCTAGAGATCCTCAACCGCCACGGCTCGATCGACTACGCCATGGACACGGCCTGCGCCTACGCTGAGGCAGCAAGGCTTTCCATCGCCGACTTGCCCGATACCGAAGCGAAGAGAGCTCTGCTCTGGGTTCCTGGCTTTGTCACTAGCCGCGACCGATAA
- the rimO gene encoding 30S ribosomal protein S12 methylthiotransferase RimO encodes MTSPASLAIQPTETPAATRPKVGFVSLGCPKNLVDSEVMMGMLHHNGAQLTPEAEDADIIVVNTCSFIDSAKQESVNTILEMAKHKLAAGGKARRLIVAGCLVERYRDEIQKNIPEVDAVVGTGELEAILAAAGLTPTGHANNSPFNILPQNSELVSRAPSAVHQHSHPTEIGAQLIAEGSIETEAEDASSTATPYTLSPTPSRPEGAAREQSGRFSREAWDGAVSTLPEYLYSDETPRILTTPRASAYIKIAEGCDHPCTFCIIPQLRGKFRSRRMGSIVAEAQNLIAQGVREITLIGQDTTCYGEDLGLKDGLAQLLDALAVLPGLRWLRFLYTYPNKVTTRLLETMAKHDNIAKYLDVPLQHASPAVLKIMKRGGNAQIFLDLIAKARRIVPGIVIRTSFIVGFPGETEADFELLCDFVRQAEIDWLGVFTYSDEEGAAAFELAPELRVPKRTIEARRRKLMKLQQKISTKSKAAWVGREIDLLVEGPSEETDLLWQGRTPLHAPEIDGKVLINDFGPHEELVPGTFYRAEITESHDYDVVARILE; translated from the coding sequence GTGACTTCCCCTGCCAGCCTCGCTATTCAACCCACCGAAACCCCTGCCGCAACTCGCCCCAAAGTAGGCTTCGTCTCCCTCGGCTGTCCCAAGAACCTGGTCGACTCCGAGGTGATGATGGGCATGCTCCACCACAACGGAGCCCAGCTCACGCCCGAGGCTGAAGACGCCGACATCATCGTCGTGAACACGTGCAGCTTCATCGACTCCGCCAAGCAGGAGTCCGTCAATACCATCCTCGAGATGGCGAAGCACAAGCTGGCCGCGGGAGGCAAAGCCCGCCGTCTCATCGTCGCCGGCTGCCTGGTCGAGCGCTACCGCGATGAGATCCAGAAGAACATCCCTGAAGTGGACGCCGTCGTAGGTACTGGCGAACTGGAAGCGATTCTCGCCGCCGCCGGACTGACGCCCACCGGCCATGCGAACAACTCGCCCTTCAATATCCTGCCGCAAAATTCAGAGCTGGTGAGCCGCGCCCCCAGCGCCGTCCACCAGCACTCCCACCCGACGGAGATCGGCGCGCAGCTCATAGCCGAAGGTTCGATTGAGACAGAAGCAGAGGACGCGTCCTCGACCGCTACACCCTACACCCTGTCCCCTACACCCTCCCGCCCCGAAGGCGCCGCCCGCGAACAGTCCGGTCGCTTCTCCCGCGAAGCCTGGGACGGTGCAGTCTCCACGCTCCCCGAGTACCTCTACTCCGACGAGACTCCGCGCATCCTGACGACTCCCCGCGCGTCCGCCTACATCAAGATCGCTGAGGGCTGCGATCACCCCTGCACCTTCTGCATCATCCCGCAGCTAAGGGGGAAGTTCCGGTCGCGCCGCATGGGGTCGATCGTCGCTGAGGCCCAGAACCTCATCGCGCAGGGTGTGCGCGAGATCACCCTCATAGGCCAGGACACCACCTGCTACGGCGAAGACCTTGGCTTGAAGGACGGTCTCGCGCAGCTTCTCGACGCCCTCGCCGTTCTTCCCGGCCTGCGCTGGCTCCGCTTCCTCTACACCTATCCGAACAAGGTCACCACGCGCCTGCTCGAGACCATGGCGAAGCACGACAACATCGCCAAGTATCTCGACGTGCCGCTGCAACACGCCAGCCCTGCTGTTCTGAAGATCATGAAGCGGGGCGGCAACGCCCAGATCTTCCTCGACCTCATTGCGAAGGCCCGGCGCATCGTCCCCGGCATCGTCATCCGCACCTCGTTTATCGTCGGCTTCCCCGGCGAGACCGAGGCTGATTTCGAACTTCTCTGCGACTTCGTCCGCCAAGCCGAGATTGACTGGCTAGGCGTCTTCACCTACTCCGATGAAGAGGGTGCAGCGGCATTTGAGTTAGCGCCAGAGCTGAGGGTCCCGAAGCGCACCATCGAAGCCCGCCGCCGCAAGCTGATGAAGCTTCAGCAAAAGATCAGCACAAAGAGCAAAGCCGCATGGGTAGGCCGCGAGATCGATCTCCTCGTTGAAGGTCCATCGGAGGAGACCGATCTATTATGGCAGGGACGAACGCCGCTCCATGCGCCGGAGATCGACGGCAAGGTGCTCATCAATGACTTTGGGCCGCATGAAGAGCTGGTGCCCGGAACGTTTTATCGTGCGGAGATTACCGAGTCGCATGACTACGATGTGGTCGCCCGCATTCTCGAATAG
- a CDS encoding M48 family metalloprotease, which translates to MRHFIASIALAIALFSPAARADDSFKTGFVTRIADTGEFDVNGMHVLIGPKTAITLKSWEGTAVGARSVSTKETKVPALFLGERVEVYGDVLNGSSEIRAKRILFSMPVNRVSGVGIIDFVPDSSASSEGRLFRADGYVMLIPAAIGATFAPPLKSLDDLHTNQWIRYHGTQRPDGVVVLDKAEFSPNTINHREDDLRAKTDYDPAVIDKGDAQSGVSKVFQGKDIKRLPAWHNAAVQARVDRIGNSLVPAFQKALPEDDPTRIDFRFQLIDEPKHGDSWSMPSGIILVPYQLVTRLPYDSQLAAVLADSIAEVLEKQDLRTIPAKHKMLAANIAGAAAGAFIPGVELAPSVANFTVGQSMRQHAQQQSARVSLCLLHDAGYDITQAPMAWWTLAGDPKGGPPPKEMPDHSSFLYSSLGSSWRVPNPAPEKNLYLALHP; encoded by the coding sequence GTGCGCCATTTCATTGCTTCCATCGCCTTAGCGATTGCACTGTTCTCTCCTGCGGCTCGTGCCGACGATTCCTTCAAGACGGGCTTCGTGACGCGCATTGCGGATACCGGCGAGTTCGACGTGAACGGCATGCACGTCCTCATCGGACCCAAGACCGCCATCACCCTGAAGTCCTGGGAGGGTACAGCCGTCGGCGCACGAAGCGTGTCGACCAAAGAGACGAAAGTTCCCGCGCTCTTTCTCGGCGAGCGAGTCGAAGTATACGGCGATGTTTTGAACGGTTCGAGCGAGATCCGGGCAAAACGTATCCTGTTTTCGATGCCTGTGAACCGGGTAAGCGGCGTCGGCATCATCGATTTCGTGCCAGATTCCTCCGCCTCAAGTGAAGGCAGACTCTTCCGCGCCGACGGCTACGTCATGCTAATCCCAGCCGCGATAGGAGCGACCTTCGCCCCGCCACTCAAGTCTCTAGACGATCTCCATACCAACCAGTGGATTCGCTACCACGGCACGCAGCGCCCGGACGGTGTCGTCGTACTTGATAAGGCGGAGTTTTCGCCGAACACCATCAACCATCGCGAAGACGACCTACGTGCGAAGACCGACTACGATCCTGCCGTGATTGACAAGGGCGACGCGCAGAGCGGCGTCTCCAAAGTCTTCCAGGGCAAAGACATCAAGCGACTGCCCGCCTGGCACAATGCCGCGGTTCAGGCACGAGTGGATCGAATCGGCAACAGCCTCGTCCCAGCCTTTCAGAAGGCGCTCCCGGAAGACGACCCGACCCGGATCGACTTCCGCTTCCAACTCATCGACGAGCCCAAGCACGGCGACTCGTGGTCGATGCCAAGTGGCATCATCCTCGTCCCTTACCAACTCGTCACACGACTACCCTATGACTCGCAGTTGGCCGCAGTTTTGGCCGACAGCATTGCGGAAGTCCTGGAAAAGCAGGACCTCCGCACCATTCCCGCAAAGCACAAGATGCTGGCCGCCAACATAGCTGGAGCGGCGGCCGGTGCCTTCATCCCCGGCGTCGAACTCGCCCCGAGCGTAGCGAACTTCACGGTGGGCCAGTCGATGCGGCAGCATGCCCAACAGCAGAGCGCGCGCGTAAGCCTCTGCCTCCTCCACGATGCGGGGTACGATATCACCCAGGCCCCTATGGCCTGGTGGACCCTCGCAGGCGATCCGAAGGGAGGTCCGCCTCCAAAAGAGATGCCCGATCACAGCTCCTTTCTCTACAGCAGTCTCGGCAGCAGTTGGCGGGTTCCAAATCCGGCTCCCGAGAAGAACCTGTACCTCGCGCTCCATCCCTGA